Below is a window of Aerococcus viridans DNA.
CGTTGAAAATCGAAACTCTATACAAACTATATCAGCTCCTTCCTGAACTCAAAGTTAACATGCGCTCTTGCATGAGCGTACATTTTAAATGTGTTAACCCCAGTGTGTAGAATAAACTCGTCAATCTCATGTGTCCCAGCGAATAGGTTGAATATAATACCGTCATGTTCAATAGATATCTTATTTGACGTTGTGATTTTAGGTACAACATCAGTAGCGCCATTGTTAACCAATGTGACGTCCGTCCATTTGGTTTGCGCTTGCAGCACGTCTTGTTCCATCAGCCAATAAGGCTGACCTTCTAGCTTGTAAGCCACACTACTTGCGGAAGCTGTTGTTTCACGCATGTCAGTGATTTTATATGTTCTACCAAGTTGTTGAATGTCAATATCTGCCCCACCGTCATAATCAGTAGCCCACGCTGTGTAACTCGCTTGATCACCAACTTTTAATTTCTTAAATTTAGACCAGTCAGATTGTGTTGTAAAGTTAACTTTTTGTGATACATCCGTTTCGAAGTTAAATAAATCCCAAATATCATTACCTTCTAAGTTTCTGCCAATCATAAATGGATAACATATAAACGTGAAACTAATCGTGCCATCTTCGTATCGATTATAGACACTACCTTCTTCTACCTCGGCTAAGAAGTAATAATCTGGGTATGTGTCATCCATCAACACCTGCTTACCATGGCTATTTAATAACCAGTTTACAAAAGCTGTACGTTTGCTATCCATTGTTAATCGATCAGTTAAACCAAATTGATATAAATTAACCACATAATCAATGCGGCGTTCCTCATATACTGGTCCGCCATAGATTTCGGAGAAATCATAGATGACACTAGTAAATGGTAAACTACCTTTAATCTTTATTTTATCAGGATCATGTATCGTTCTACTTGATACCGTGATACCAAATTTCGTTTGAATATCTTCTCCTTTAAAGTAAAAGCTATCTCCATATCCGTATGTCATCGTCTCATTCCTCCCTCTCTAAGTTTTGTGTTAACCGCTAGTTCATTTTCCACGAACGGGAATACTGCTCTACCAACTTCACGTCCATCCACGTTCATAACACCAACAAATTCTGTTCCAGTAATTGCTCGAATCAGTTCCATAATTAAATTATTAGTTTCAGTCATATCAACTGAGCCACCAGTACTTTCAAGCACCTTACTCCGTTGATTACTTGTAATTGGCGTAATTGATACTTTACCTTGTGCAATTTGAAAAATTTCCGGACCGGCTTCTCCTACTAAACCTGTATAGCCATCATATGCATTATCAATTCGTCCACCTTTTGCGAATTTAGGCAGTGCATCTAAGTACTGTGCAAGCAATGGATTATTGTTCGCAGATGTTCTAAAAGCCTGTCTAGATGGCCAAATCCGTGTTCCTTTTGGTAGATTATGTAACTCCCAATTATTACCAGATACACCAAATTGTCCACTAGGCGTTAAGTATGGTTCGCGACGCCCACCATCACCTAACCAAACTTCTCCACCTCCCCAGCTTGGGTCACCTGTTGCTTTACCTTTAATAAATTTCTGTACAGTCTCATAAATTGTTGTGAATACAGATTTTTTACTTGAAGGTGCATTATTTACAGAGCGCGTCCAATCGTTTACTGCACCAGTATTACTACTTGCGTTCGTACTTGTTGTTGCGCTTGTATTAGTAGAGTGAGTCTTACCTTGCGCAGTATTCCACGCATTAACCTGTGAAGTAGGTGTCGGTGCGTTTGTTGACGTTCTTGCTGAAGTGCTCGTACTATGCGTTCCACCTTGAGCTGTGTTCCAAGCATTAACTTGAGCTGTAGGGGTTGGCGCATTGGTACTTGTAGTAGCTGATGTTGAAGTGGATTTAGCATTATTCTGTGCTTGATTCCATCGTTCAACTGCTGGGCTATTAGCACTAGCATTTTGTTGTGCAAACATTACACTTGTTTTGTTTGGCGGAAGAATTTGCATTTCTTCATTCCACTCTTGAATTGACGGCGTATGTTGGTCAACATTACTTTCGACTTGAACTTTTCCGAACTTAGTTTCAGTCATTAATCCAACTTCACGATTGTAGTCAGATAAGTTTTGTTGCGTCTCTTTCACACCAAATTCAGTCACAGTGACTTGTCCGTTCTTTTCCTCAAGTTCTGAGCCTGTCCACTGTTCGATTAAATCCATAACCTGTTGTGTAGCATCTGGTGCATTTGTATCGATATTAGCTAACTTATCTAAGAATTCAGTACTATTCCACAAATCGTGATAAGTCATAAGGGCTAAAGTTTCTTCATCCATATTGGACTGCGCTAACATCATTTTTGTTTCGTACTCTAAGCCGTCCCAAATTTCCTTATCTTGGAGAGCTTCTTTAATCTTTTGACCAGAATTAGTCATTACAATAGCTAATTTGGTTTCCCAATCAAGCTGGTCCCAAACACCCGCGTCGATTAACGCTTGTTCCATAGCTTCGCCGGAATTGCTATGTAATATAGCTTCTTTATTTTCTGGATCAATACTATCCCATATCCCTAAAAAGTCTAGATATGTTTGTGCTGCAATACCTGATGTTGTCGTTAGGATAGCATCTTTCTCAGTGGGATCTAGTTGCTCCCATAATCCGATATCTTTTAATACCTGTTCCAATTCTTCGGAAGTGTTAGTATTTAAAATTGCTTCTTGTTCTTTATAGTCAAGATTATCCCACAGGCCGTTATTCACCAGAAAAGCTTCAGCTTGTTCACCAACATTCGATGATATTAATGCTTGTTTCTCTTCCCACTCAAGGTCAAACCATGCCATATTAGTTGCCATTGCTTGACCGATGAATTCTTTAGCATTTGAATCTATATCAGCATTCTTTGCGTAATATTCTAATTGTTCCCAACCTTCTTGTGTAGACGCGATTTCTTCAAATGTTTCAGCAGCATTTGTATCAAGTTCAGCAATCTTATGCTCAAACAGCATATTATTCCAACTATCATTCGCCTTGCGCATCGCTTCAGACATTTCATCTGTAGATACAGCAAATAAACTGGCTGTCTTTTCTTGACTGCTAGCAATTTCTTTATTTACATCAGCGATACTAATACCGTACTCACCATATGAATCCCTTAGGTTTTCTAGTATTTGTGCTTCATCAATCCCTAAAGCGCGTTGCTGTTCTACCATCATCGCCGCTTCATGTAACTGCTCAGCCTTATACTTCGCCTTTAATTGATTTTCTGCTGCAAGCATTTCTTCATTAGTTGCGCCAGCTTCTTCTCCCCATTGCCTCAAAGCTTGGAGATCTTCATCATATTGTTTTTTAGTTTCTCTACGTCTATTTTCACCTTCTGAAATTAAGTTACTTAATCTCTCTTTAGACATATCTTCATATTCTAAATTGTACGCTTTAAGTGCATTAATTTTTTCTTCGGCTGTCATATCCGCATTTTCAATTTCGATACGATACATTTCTTCTGCTGTATCAGCTATAAAACGTTTTTCAGCATCAGTTAACTCACGGCGTTCTTTACTGGCACGGTCATAAATTTTATTAACATTATCCTGATAACCTGAAATAATTTCCTGCTGTGTAGAGAGTCCTGTTTGATAATCTTCATTTACAGTTTTCAAAACCTCTCTAACGTTTTCAGGTAACTTATTAAAGGCTTCTTCCGATTCTTTACCAACTTTTGATAAATCTTCACTAACACTTTCGGCCAGACCGTTATAGGCCTCTTTAGCCTTTTGTGCTCCTTCTTCAGCATTGGTTGCCATCTCAGAATGAGCCGAACTCACTTGATCATTTACTTCATCGAATTCTGTGATAATTTCTCTACCGACTTCTCCAACGACACCACCAAAGTCCTTAGTATCTTGGGAAGCTTTATAAGCATCTTCACCCCAGATTTTCCACGCTGCGTAACCTCCCATTGCTACTGCTGCAATTCCTAAAGCCCAAGGTAATGTGGTAACTAATGCTGTCGCTAAACCACCTACACCACTTGCGCCCGCTGCAGTTGAGGCTCCTCCAGCTAAAGTAGTTAATGCCGTTCCAGCCGATGAAGTTGCCGGTCCTAGTAACTTAGCACCAGCTTCCCACTTACCGAACATTCTGACTAATTTGGAACCACCAGTATACAATGTACCGATACCATTACCAACTTTTCCTATTCCGGACAATACTGGTCCCGTTGCCGCTGCGAATGCTAAGAATTTAAGGATAGTCTGTTGCGTTTCATCATCTAACTCATTGAAGCTATTCACTAATTCAGTCACGTTCTCAGCAACTGCTGTGATTGCCGGTGCTAAAGCTTCAGTAATTTCAATACCAGCCGTTTCTAAAGCACCCATCATTTCTTCGATGGTACCGGCTACGTTGTCTTGCATCGCTCTAGCCATCTCATCTGCTGCACCCGCTGAATTTTCTAAACTACGTGATAGCGTGTCAACTTTACCACCACCAGCTTCAACTAAAGCCATCATTCCTGACATAGCCTCTTGACCAAAAATCGTAGCCATCGTTTGAGCTTGCTGTTCTTTTGTCATGCCTTGCATTGAACCGGCTAATTCTGTGACGATTTGAGACATTGGTTTAACTTTGCCGTTCGCATCAAAGGCATTAAAACCTAATTCGGCCATCGCATCACTAGCTTGTTTAGTTGGTTTAGCAAGTCGAGTGAAAGCCCCACGAAGTGTTGTCCCGGCTTGACTACCCTTAATACCTGCATCACTCATAATACCAATTGCAGCTGCTGTATCCTCGATACTTAACCCTAGAGTATTAGCCATAGGTGCAGCGTATTTCATTGCTTCAGCCATATCACCAACTTCAGCATTGGTATCTGCCGCCGCTCTTGCAAAAACATCAGCAATATGAGTGGAATCACTTGCTTCGAGTCCAAATGCATTGATTGCAGTTGCGGCAGC
It encodes the following:
- a CDS encoding phage tail tape measure protein, with the protein product MSELRRIGVRLMAEGVNQYKNDLRTAGQEARTMAQETRLAMAELGNNASATSKFQTELKSLERQYDVQARKLKSLESAQKDFSSNLKVTERNIKSTSDAFSKSKTTTDQLEKEYKELGNTMGWNATKTKEAKKAWQESKAETDALGNELSELEKTQANYNKELEKMPGKINSAKISMAEMSNQAQKLTEDYVNAGGRFADTADKMEKTGGKIKSVSSAIGSVGSKLTTSVTVPLVAMGAAAATVGIQFEKQMSRVGAVAGATGSELEAMTEQAKELGASTAFSASEAAQGMENLASAGFDASQIMATMPGVLDLAAVSGGDVALASEAAATAINAFGLEASDSTHIADVFARAAADTNAEVGDMAEAMKYAAPMANTLGLSIEDTAAAIGIMSDAGIKGSQAGTTLRGAFTRLAKPTKQASDAMAELGFNAFDANGKVKPMSQIVTELAGSMQGMTKEQQAQTMATIFGQEAMSGMMALVEAGGGKVDTLSRSLENSAGAADEMARAMQDNVAGTIEEMMGALETAGIEITEALAPAITAVAENVTELVNSFNELDDETQQTILKFLAFAAATGPVLSGIGKVGNGIGTLYTGGSKLVRMFGKWEAGAKLLGPATSSAGTALTTLAGGASTAAGASGVGGLATALVTTLPWALGIAAVAMGGYAAWKIWGEDAYKASQDTKDFGGVVGEVGREIITEFDEVNDQVSSAHSEMATNAEEGAQKAKEAYNGLAESVSEDLSKVGKESEEAFNKLPENVREVLKTVNEDYQTGLSTQQEIISGYQDNVNKIYDRASKERRELTDAEKRFIADTAEEMYRIEIENADMTAEEKINALKAYNLEYEDMSKERLSNLISEGENRRRETKKQYDEDLQALRQWGEEAGATNEEMLAAENQLKAKYKAEQLHEAAMMVEQQRALGIDEAQILENLRDSYGEYGISIADVNKEIASSQEKTASLFAVSTDEMSEAMRKANDSWNNMLFEHKIAELDTNAAETFEEIASTQEGWEQLEYYAKNADIDSNAKEFIGQAMATNMAWFDLEWEEKQALISSNVGEQAEAFLVNNGLWDNLDYKEQEAILNTNTSEELEQVLKDIGLWEQLDPTEKDAILTTTSGIAAQTYLDFLGIWDSIDPENKEAILHSNSGEAMEQALIDAGVWDQLDWETKLAIVMTNSGQKIKEALQDKEIWDGLEYETKMMLAQSNMDEETLALMTYHDLWNSTEFLDKLANIDTNAPDATQQVMDLIEQWTGSELEEKNGQVTVTEFGVKETQQNLSDYNREVGLMTETKFGKVQVESNVDQHTPSIQEWNEEMQILPPNKTSVMFAQQNASANSPAVERWNQAQNNAKSTSTSATTSTNAPTPTAQVNAWNTAQGGTHSTSTSARTSTNAPTPTSQVNAWNTAQGKTHSTNTSATTSTNASSNTGAVNDWTRSVNNAPSSKKSVFTTIYETVQKFIKGKATGDPSWGGGEVWLGDGGRREPYLTPSGQFGVSGNNWELHNLPKGTRIWPSRQAFRTSANNNPLLAQYLDALPKFAKGGRIDNAYDGYTGLVGEAGPEIFQIAQGKVSITPITSNQRSKVLESTGGSVDMTETNNLIMELIRAITGTEFVGVMNVDGREVGRAVFPFVENELAVNTKLREGGMRR